In Halobaculum sp. XH14, a single genomic region encodes these proteins:
- a CDS encoding DUF7312 domain-containing protein: protein MSDEFGDDGEADDEGWRFALDDVDEDGIVGPETDPIEPEHVSVENALFVTVGVLGTLLVFVAATL, encoded by the coding sequence ATGAGCGACGAGTTCGGTGACGACGGCGAGGCCGACGACGAGGGGTGGCGCTTCGCGCTCGATGACGTCGACGAGGACGGCATCGTCGGCCCCGAAACCGACCCGATCGAACCCGAACACGTGTCCGTCGAGAACGCGCTGTTCGTCACGGTGGGCGTCCTCGGGACGCTGCTCGTGTTCGTCGCGGCCACGCTTTAG
- a CDS encoding NfeD family protein has protein sequence MVLQLDVLGPDTLPLLLVASGLVISILEALAPGAHLIVVGVALLAAGLVGLLLGPFATVLASPFVLGLLVILFGSLAFYGYRELDIYGGKGQQQTSDSDSLRGSTGRVTETVTPTGGEIKLDGGGFSPYYSARSVEGEIPEGTEVMVVDPGGGNVVTVESLAGGMDDIDRELARGREHQRESADVEGGTNGGSGGDEGGAVGGEENHEIEPERERERE, from the coding sequence ATGGTCCTGCAGTTAGACGTCCTGGGGCCCGACACCCTGCCGCTGTTGCTCGTCGCCTCGGGACTCGTCATCTCCATCCTCGAAGCGCTCGCGCCGGGCGCACACCTCATCGTCGTCGGCGTCGCCCTGCTCGCCGCCGGACTGGTCGGCCTGCTCCTTGGCCCGTTCGCAACCGTCCTGGCCAGCCCGTTCGTCCTCGGCCTGCTCGTCATCCTCTTCGGCTCGCTCGCGTTCTACGGCTACCGCGAACTCGACATCTACGGCGGGAAGGGTCAACAGCAGACGTCCGACTCCGACTCGCTCCGCGGCTCTACCGGCCGCGTGACCGAGACGGTGACGCCGACCGGCGGGGAGATCAAGCTCGACGGCGGCGGCTTCAGCCCGTACTACTCCGCGCGATCGGTCGAGGGCGAGATTCCGGAAGGCACCGAGGTGATGGTGGTCGACCCCGGCGGCGGCAACGTCGTCACCGTCGAGTCGCTGGCGGGCGGGATGGACGACATCGACCGCGAACTCGCGCGGGGTCGAGAGCACCAGCGCGAGTCCGCGGACGTCGAGGGCGGAACGAACGGCGGTTCCGGGGGGGACGAGGGTGGCGCAGTCGGCGGCGAGGAAAACCACGAGATCGAGCCGGAACGGGAGCGGGAACGGGAGTAG
- a CDS encoding SPFH domain-containing protein gives MVPLPLQFAGLTAAFLGLLFLLVVVVALYQAIVIVDAYEKQALTVFGEYRQLLEPGINVVPPFVSRTYTFDMRTQTLDVPRQEAITRDNSPVTADAVVYIKVMDAKKAFLEVEDYKTAVSNLAQTTLRAVLGDMELDDTLNKRQEINARIRKELDEPTDEWGIRVESVEVREVNPSKDVQQAMEQQTSAERRRRAMILEAQGERRSAVESAEGEKQSNIIRAQGEKQSQILEAQGDAISTVLRAKSAESMGERAIIDKGMEALVDIGQGDSTTFVLPQELTSLVGRYGKQLTGSDVQDSAGLDSLEFDEETREMLGLDDIEEILGQIDEAAEMDTEALEQEAEAVKSGDIDDSIKSADEIISNANADDSVQSADQAVDEGDGAADAETESETE, from the coding sequence ATGGTCCCGCTTCCCTTACAGTTCGCCGGGCTGACCGCGGCGTTCCTCGGGCTGTTGTTCCTGCTCGTGGTCGTCGTGGCGCTGTATCAGGCGATCGTCATCGTCGACGCCTACGAGAAGCAGGCGCTCACGGTGTTCGGCGAGTACCGACAGCTGCTCGAACCGGGAATCAACGTCGTCCCGCCGTTCGTCTCGCGGACGTACACCTTCGACATGCGGACACAGACGCTCGACGTGCCGCGCCAGGAGGCGATCACCCGCGACAACTCGCCGGTCACCGCCGACGCGGTCGTCTACATCAAGGTGATGGACGCGAAGAAGGCGTTCCTCGAGGTCGAGGACTACAAGACGGCCGTCTCCAACCTCGCGCAGACGACGCTGCGCGCGGTGCTGGGCGACATGGAGCTCGACGACACGCTCAACAAGCGCCAGGAGATCAACGCGCGCATCCGGAAGGAGCTCGACGAGCCCACCGACGAGTGGGGGATCCGCGTCGAGTCCGTCGAGGTCCGCGAGGTCAACCCCTCGAAGGACGTCCAGCAGGCGATGGAGCAGCAGACCTCCGCCGAGCGTCGCCGCCGCGCCATGATCCTCGAGGCGCAGGGTGAGCGGCGCTCCGCCGTCGAGTCCGCGGAGGGTGAAAAGCAGTCGAACATCATCCGCGCGCAGGGTGAAAAGCAGAGCCAGATCCTCGAGGCGCAGGGCGACGCCATCTCGACGGTACTTCGCGCGAAGTCCGCCGAGTCGATGGGCGAGCGCGCCATCATCGACAAGGGGATGGAAGCGCTCGTCGACATCGGCCAGGGCGACTCCACGACGTTCGTGCTCCCCCAGGAGCTCACCTCGCTCGTCGGCCGCTACGGCAAGCAGCTGACCGGCTCCGACGTGCAGGACTCGGCCGGGCTCGACTCGCTGGAGTTCGACGAGGAGACCCGCGAGATGCTCGGGCTCGACGACATCGAGGAGATCCTCGGCCAGATCGACGAGGCCGCCGAGATGGACACCGAGGCGCTCGAACAGGAGGCCGAGGCCGTGAAGTCCGGCGACATCGACGACAGCATCAAGTCCGCCGACGAGATCATCTCGAACGCGAACGCGGACGACTCCGTGCAGTCGGCCGATCAGGCCGTCGACGAGGGTGACGGCGCCGCCGACGCCGAAACCGAGTCGGAGACCGAGTAG
- a CDS encoding winged helix-turn-helix transcriptional regulator, with protein MTREVDANKRATLRRFAALGAATPLVASGSAAAEEDTSAVRDAIRGYLTRTPGAHFSKLRDDLRLGTGETQHHLRRLETDGEVTSLKDGDYRRYYPAERFSTFEMVALGYLRRPTPRGMLVELLREPDATGADLARALDVSRATVSNYAGELETADLLDRSDGYAVADPETVIALLVRYADSFGPDAVAFADEAARFISYDG; from the coding sequence GTGACGCGCGAGGTCGACGCGAACAAGCGGGCCACGCTCCGGCGGTTCGCCGCGCTCGGAGCGGCGACGCCGCTGGTCGCGAGCGGCTCTGCCGCCGCCGAGGAGGACACCTCCGCGGTCCGGGACGCCATCCGCGGCTACCTCACGCGAACCCCCGGCGCGCACTTCTCGAAGCTCCGCGACGACCTCCGACTCGGAACCGGCGAGACCCAGCACCACCTCCGGCGGCTCGAAACCGACGGCGAGGTGACGTCGCTGAAGGACGGCGACTACAGACGGTACTACCCGGCCGAGCGCTTCTCGACGTTCGAGATGGTCGCGCTCGGCTACCTCCGCCGGCCGACGCCGCGCGGGATGCTCGTCGAACTGCTCAGGGAGCCCGACGCGACCGGCGCGGACCTGGCCCGCGCGCTCGACGTCTCGCGGGCGACGGTGAGCAACTACGCGGGCGAACTGGAAACCGCCGACCTGCTCGACCGGTCGGACGGCTACGCGGTCGCGGACCCCGAAACCGTCATCGCGCTGCTCGTCCGCTACGCCGACTCGTTCGGCCCGGACGCCGTCGCGTTCGCCGACGAGGCGGCGCGGTTCATCAGCTACGACGGGTAG
- a CDS encoding DUF7123 family protein translates to MSATGTTETAAAPAVTDLTDKQLRILGYLREHADSRTYFKSRLIAEELDMSAKEVGANMPPICEGEFDLDVEKWGYSSGTTWMVTA, encoded by the coding sequence ATGAGCGCCACCGGGACGACCGAGACGGCGGCGGCCCCCGCGGTGACCGACCTGACCGACAAACAGCTTCGAATTCTCGGCTACCTCCGCGAGCACGCCGACAGCCGGACGTACTTCAAGTCGCGGCTCATCGCCGAGGAACTGGACATGAGCGCGAAGGAGGTCGGCGCGAACATGCCCCCGATCTGTGAGGGCGAGTTCGACCTCGACGTCGAGAAGTGGGGCTACAGTTCGGGCACGACGTGGATGGTCACGGCGTGA
- a CDS encoding flippase-like domain-containing protein, whose protein sequence is MSRPGGDAVTPGDSSPRPVEVSVVLPAYDEERTIESTVRTTVETLSAFLPANAFEVIVAEDGCSDRTPQIADRLAAEDERVRHFHSEQRLGRGGALEFAFERAAGDTLVYFDTDLATDMRHLEELVATVRSGEADVATGSRWMPGREADRPPERGVPSRGFNLLVRTVLRSDLRDHQCGFKALSREAFDRLQGDVEDEHWFWDTELLVRAQRSGLAVAEFPVDWEPKGDSKVDLVRDVFGMGSQILRLWWQLSVTPRITRGRTVGAGVLLTLVALALMTLYLDPTAVFDAFGRADLTLVAAAAAVYVLSWPLRGLRYRDILSELGYRETLGFLTGAVFISQTGNLVFPARAGDAVRAYVVKARRGIPYPTGFASLAAERVFDLLTITAMAGAVLLGLLATGSTGDLAAAVSGNVSGDVVTAGAIRTAVRVAAAVGVAAAVGMFVIIASTRTERNYVREVVGRFSSDSYVDYVAGVIEEFVEGVQTVAGRRGSFLRVSGESVAIWSLDVVTALLVLAAFPDAAASMGTGQLVAVGFFAVSVGNLAKVLPLSPGGIGLYEAAFTAFVVALGGVAAPVAFAAAVLDHAVKNAVTVVGGVGSMLGLNVSLTAAVEETEELDSDDDVDAEVDGDPDVESDVDVTDD, encoded by the coding sequence ATGAGCCGACCCGGCGGCGACGCGGTCACGCCGGGGGACTCGTCCCCCCGACCCGTCGAGGTGAGCGTCGTCCTCCCCGCCTACGACGAGGAGCGGACCATCGAGTCCACGGTGCGGACGACCGTCGAGACGCTCTCGGCGTTCCTCCCGGCGAACGCCTTCGAGGTCATCGTCGCCGAGGACGGCTGCTCGGACCGGACGCCCCAGATCGCCGACCGCCTCGCGGCCGAGGACGAGCGCGTCCGCCACTTCCACAGCGAGCAGCGCCTCGGTCGGGGCGGCGCGCTGGAGTTCGCGTTCGAGCGGGCCGCGGGGGACACGCTGGTCTACTTCGACACCGACCTCGCCACGGACATGCGCCACCTCGAGGAGCTCGTGGCGACCGTCCGGTCGGGCGAGGCCGACGTGGCGACGGGGTCCCGTTGGATGCCCGGACGGGAGGCAGATCGCCCCCCAGAGCGTGGCGTGCCGTCCCGCGGGTTCAACCTCCTCGTACGAACCGTCCTGCGGTCGGACCTCCGGGACCACCAGTGCGGGTTCAAGGCGCTCTCGCGGGAGGCGTTCGACCGCCTGCAGGGCGACGTCGAGGACGAGCACTGGTTCTGGGACACGGAACTGCTCGTGCGCGCCCAGCGGAGCGGCCTGGCGGTCGCGGAGTTCCCCGTGGACTGGGAGCCGAAAGGTGACTCGAAGGTCGATCTCGTCCGCGACGTGTTCGGCATGGGGAGCCAGATCCTCCGGCTCTGGTGGCAGCTCTCGGTCACCCCGCGCATCACCCGCGGCCGGACGGTCGGTGCCGGCGTCCTGCTCACGCTCGTCGCGCTCGCGCTGATGACGCTGTACCTCGACCCGACAGCCGTGTTCGACGCCTTCGGGCGAGCCGACCTGACCCTGGTCGCGGCGGCGGCCGCCGTCTACGTGCTGTCCTGGCCGCTCCGGGGGCTGCGCTACCGCGACATCCTCTCGGAACTGGGCTACCGGGAGACGCTGGGCTTTCTCACCGGCGCGGTGTTCATCAGCCAGACCGGCAACCTCGTGTTCCCCGCACGCGCGGGCGACGCGGTCCGGGCGTACGTCGTGAAAGCCCGTCGCGGAATCCCGTACCCGACCGGCTTCGCATCGCTCGCGGCGGAACGCGTGTTCGACCTGCTGACGATCACCGCGATGGCCGGCGCGGTGCTGCTCGGACTGCTGGCGACCGGCAGCACGGGTGATCTCGCCGCGGCGGTCTCGGGCAACGTCTCGGGCGACGTGGTCACCGCGGGCGCGATCAGGACCGCAGTCCGCGTCGCGGCAGCCGTGGGCGTCGCCGCCGCCGTCGGGATGTTCGTCATCATCGCCTCGACCCGGACCGAGCGCAACTACGTCCGGGAGGTCGTCGGCCGGTTCTCCTCGGACTCGTACGTCGACTACGTCGCGGGCGTCATCGAGGAGTTCGTCGAGGGCGTCCAGACCGTCGCCGGCCGGCGGGGCTCGTTCCTGCGCGTGAGCGGCGAGTCGGTCGCCATCTGGTCGCTCGACGTCGTCACCGCGCTGCTGGTGCTGGCCGCGTTCCCGGACGCCGCCGCGTCGATGGGCACCGGCCAGCTGGTCGCGGTCGGCTTCTTCGCCGTCTCGGTCGGCAACCTCGCGAAGGTACTCCCGCTCTCGCCGGGCGGGATCGGCCTCTACGAGGCGGCGTTCACGGCGTTCGTCGTCGCGCTCGGCGGCGTCGCCGCGCCGGTCGCCTTCGCCGCGGCGGTGCTCGACCACGCGGTCAAGAACGCCGTCACGGTGGTCGGCGGCGTCGGCTCGATGCTCGGGCTGAACGTCTCGCTCACGGCCGCGGTCGAGGAGACGGAGGAACTCGACTCCGACGATGACGTGGACGCGGAGGTCGACGGTGACCCGGACGTCGAGAGCGACGTGGACGTCACCGACGACTGA
- the yjjX gene encoding inosine/xanthosine triphosphatase — translation MRVGVGSGNPVKIEATRAVLTSEADAFGTDAAVEACPVPSGVPEQPSGHGETRTGARNRAEAVLAEGYDLAVGIEGGVAPGPEGDLLLVMWAAVTDGDRRGDGAGPSLVLPDDIASRVREGEELGPVMDETLGEDDVARRQGAAGALTGGRIDRTGALTTAVAGALGPFVSSLY, via the coding sequence ATGCGAGTCGGCGTCGGGTCGGGGAACCCGGTCAAGATCGAGGCGACGAGGGCGGTACTGACGAGCGAGGCCGACGCGTTCGGGACCGACGCGGCAGTCGAAGCGTGTCCGGTCCCCTCGGGCGTGCCCGAGCAGCCGTCCGGGCACGGCGAGACGCGTACCGGCGCGAGAAACCGCGCGGAGGCGGTCCTCGCCGAGGGGTACGACCTCGCAGTCGGCATCGAGGGCGGCGTCGCGCCTGGCCCCGAGGGCGACCTCCTGCTCGTCATGTGGGCCGCCGTCACGGACGGCGACCGCCGGGGGGACGGCGCGGGACCGAGCCTCGTCCTCCCGGATGACATCGCCAGCCGCGTCCGCGAGGGCGAGGAACTCGGCCCGGTGATGGACGAAACGCTCGGCGAGGACGACGTGGCGAGACGGCAGGGGGCAGCGGGCGCGCTCACGGGCGGTCGCATCGACCGGACGGGAGCGCTCACCACCGCGGTCGCCGGCGCGCTCGGCCCGTTCGTAAGCTCACTCTACTGA
- a CDS encoding cobalamin-binding protein, whose product MCDPATRTVSLAPSATATLVEMGAAESLVGVTAHCGYDEAASLGGWLNADPDRVAALDPDVVLTNDPLQRELRDELRGRGLDVHHREPSTLADVFESIAAVGEAVGRPGDGDRLVRECRTRVRRVRDAVAGRDRPVVYCEEWSDPPMAAGNWVPDAVVAAGGRYPFTEPGDRSHEVGPEKVPDADPDHVVLHVCGSGDRSDPSVLEERDWELDAEVHVVDDDLLNQPSPRLVDGIEGLAERLHGVDVDEGDDD is encoded by the coding sequence ATGTGCGACCCGGCGACTCGGACCGTCTCGCTCGCCCCGAGCGCGACCGCGACCCTGGTCGAGATGGGCGCGGCCGAGTCGCTCGTGGGGGTGACTGCTCACTGCGGGTACGACGAGGCCGCGTCGCTCGGGGGCTGGTTGAACGCCGACCCGGACCGAGTCGCCGCGCTGGACCCGGACGTCGTCCTGACGAACGACCCGCTCCAGCGTGAGCTCCGGGACGAACTCCGGGGGCGGGGGCTCGACGTTCACCACCGTGAGCCGTCGACGCTCGCGGACGTGTTTGAGTCCATCGCGGCCGTCGGCGAGGCGGTCGGTCGCCCCGGGGACGGCGACCGGCTCGTCCGGGAGTGTCGGACGCGAGTCCGTCGCGTCCGGGACGCCGTCGCCGGGCGCGACCGACCCGTCGTCTACTGCGAGGAGTGGTCCGACCCGCCGATGGCGGCCGGCAACTGGGTCCCGGACGCCGTCGTCGCGGCCGGCGGCCGCTACCCGTTCACCGAACCGGGCGACCGCTCGCACGAGGTCGGCCCGGAGAAGGTCCCCGACGCCGACCCCGACCACGTCGTCCTCCACGTCTGCGGCTCCGGCGATCGGTCGGACCCGTCCGTCCTCGAGGAGCGCGACTGGGAGCTCGACGCCGAGGTCCACGTCGTCGACGACGACCTGTTGAACCAGCCGAGCCCCCGACTCGTCGACGGCATCGAGGGGCTCGCCGAACGACTCCACGGGGTCGACGTCGACGAGGGGGACGACGACTGA